From one Dioscorea cayenensis subsp. rotundata cultivar TDr96_F1 unplaced genomic scaffold, TDr96_F1_v2_PseudoChromosome.rev07_lg8_w22 25.fasta BLBR01001357.1, whole genome shotgun sequence genomic stretch:
- the LOC120256256 gene encoding caffeic acid 3-O-methyltransferase-like yields MEEILAFSDAMDLGCGIALPMMMKAMIELDVLETMAAAGSGALLSPEEIASKIQTSNPDANEVLDRMLRFLAAHKVMTCEVVVGEEDGKSKRRYGLAPVCKFFTKDEDGVSLAPFMLVHLSKAWADTWYFIIGVMRIV; encoded by the exons ATGGAGGAAATACTAGCATTCTCCGACGCCATGGACCTCGGATGTGGCATCGCGTTGCCGATGATGATGAAGGCCATGATCGAGCTGGACGTGCTGGAGACCATGGCAGCAGCTGGGTCCGGCGCTCTGCTCTCGCCGGAAGAGATCGCGTCTAAGATCCAAACCAGCAACCCTGACGCCAACGAGGTGCTCGACAGAATGCTTCGGTTCTTGGCCGCGCATAAAGTGATGACGTGCGAGGTTGTGGTCGGAGAGGAGGATGGGAAGAGCAAGAGGCGCTATGGACTGGCCCCGGTTTGCAAGTTCTTCACTAAGGATGAGGATGGAGTCTCTCTGGCTCCATTTATGCTAGTGCATCTCTCCAAGGCTTGGGCGGATACATG GTACTTCATAATTGGAGTGATGCGGATTGTATGA